A DNA window from Mytilus edulis chromosome 14, xbMytEdul2.2, whole genome shotgun sequence contains the following coding sequences:
- the LOC139504401 gene encoding protein fem-1 homolog C-like: MNIPQFRQKFLSVLKTLNISYQRKLANTCEKYKQIKNDYDNTYDTALLHCCYIGDKALIDWCCNHGVDVNRYSYHECSPIWIACNHGHTEIVKMLLERRADCNKCDRWGNSPLIKACLRGYTEIVKMLLERKADCNKCDRWGNSPLILACINGDTVLVK; encoded by the coding sequence ATGAATATACCTCAGTTCCGACAGAAATTTCTGTCCGTTTTGAAAACACTGAATATATCTTACCAACGAAAACTGGCAAATACCTGtgagaaatataaacaaattaaaaatgattaCGATAACACCTATGATACTGCTTTATTACATTGTTGTTATATAGGAGATAAAGCGTTGATTGATTGGTGTTGTAATCATGGTGTAGATGTCAATAGGTATTCATATCATGAGTGTTCACCCATCTGGATTGCATGTAATcatggtcatacagaaatagtaaagatgTTGTTAGAAAGAAGAGCAGACTGTAATAAATGTGACAGATGGGGAAATTCACCTTTAATAAAAGCTTGTTTACGTGGCtatacagaaatagtaaagatgTTGTTAGAAAGAAAAGCAGACTGTAATAAATGTGACAGATGGGGAAATTCACCTTTGATATTGGCTTGTATAAATGGTGATACAGTATTAGTAAAGTAG
- the LOC139504402 gene encoding fibronectin type 3 and ankyrin repeat domains protein 1-like, which translates to MLLDTGTDCNKCDDIGQSPLMEACEFGHIEIVKVLLERRSKFNQCDLFGESSVTKACKNGHKDVLSVLLNKGADYNIYDMNGKSLVTIACEHGHTEIVKMLVDRGADCYTCDNEGMSPVLNASKLGHTEIAYLLFERGAISS; encoded by the coding sequence ATGCTATTGGACACAGGAACAGACTGTAATAAATGTGACGACATCGGTCAGTCGCCTTTAATGGAGGCTTGTGAATTTGGTCATATAGAAATAGTTAAGGTGTTATTAGAAAGACGAtcaaaatttaaccaatgtgACCTTTTTGGTGAATCATCTGTTACGAAGGCTTGCAAGAATGGCCATAAAGACGTATTAAGTGTGTTATTGAACAAAGGAGCAGACTacaatatatatgatatgaatggCAAATCACTTGTAACTATTGCTTGTGAACATGGTCATACTGAAATAGTAAAGATGTTAGTGGACAGAGGAGCAGATTGTTATACATGTGATAACGAAGGCATGTCACCTGTATTGAATGCTTCTAAACTAGGTCATACAGAAATAGCTTATTTGTTGTTTGAGAGAGGTGCAATCTCTTCTTAA
- the LOC139504403 gene encoding ankyrin repeat domain-containing protein 29-like, which translates to MLIEKRVDCNKCDSWRESPLILACKNGNIEIFKMLLNKGADYNKCDWYGKSLVTIACEYGHTEIVNILLDRGADFNKCDEDGMSPVLIACQLGHTEIANMLFDKRATCIKSDSSDRSALMLACEHGHTETLKMLLDRQLGCTKWSNWRRSLLTLACEHGHTEILKMKEELTFIRYR; encoded by the coding sequence ATGTTGATAGAAAAACGTGTAGACTGTAATAAATGTGACAGCTGGAGAGAGTCACCTTTGATTTTGGCTTGTAAAAATGGCAATATAGAAATATTCAAGATGTTGTTAAACAAAGGAGCAGACTATAATAAATGTGACTGGTATGGTAAGTCACTAGTAACGATTGCATGTGAATATGGTCATACTGaaatagtaaatattttgttgGACAGAGGAGCAGATTTTAATAAATGCGATGAAGATGGCATGTCACCAGTATTAATTGCTTGTCAACTTGGTCATACAGAAATAGCTAATATGTTGTTTGACAAACGAGCAACCTGCATTAAAAGTGACAGCTCGGATCGGTCAGCTTTAATGTTGGCCTGTGAACATGGTCATACAGAAACATTAAAGATGTTGTTAGACAGACAGTTAGGCTGTACTAAATGGAGCAACTGGAGACGGTCACTTTTAACTTTGGCTTGTGAACATGGTCATACAGAAATATTAAAGATGAAAGAGGAACTGACTTTTATTAGATATAGATGA